One segment of Methylotenera versatilis 79 DNA contains the following:
- a CDS encoding secretin N-terminal domain-containing protein, producing the protein MIISLIAHAETEFKIITLQHRFASDLLPTITPMVGADGTATGMQNQLILRASSERMRNIEAMIETLDTERVNRRITVSNSNNIDSQLDRTEASGTIRRGNVIISNDRRAAPNTGRIDIERSTSNTSRNNNQFINVVDGERAYISNGQIVPFTQEWISLSKRYIQIDRLTDWREVTTGFAVRPRTIGNQVELEITPRIARLNNQGFIDFESLTTTIRVGLGDWVNIGGTMQNNDEISRKILGLQSTSNSQNSNINIKVE; encoded by the coding sequence ATGATAATTAGTTTGATTGCGCATGCCGAAACTGAATTTAAAATCATCACGTTACAACACCGTTTTGCCAGTGATTTATTGCCGACTATTACGCCAATGGTCGGCGCAGATGGCACAGCGACTGGTATGCAAAACCAATTAATTTTGCGCGCATCGTCAGAACGCATGCGGAATATTGAGGCGATGATAGAGACCTTAGATACTGAGCGCGTTAACCGCAGAATTACGGTAAGCAATAGCAATAATATCGACAGCCAGTTAGACAGAACCGAAGCCAGCGGAACGATTAGAAGAGGCAATGTCATCATCTCTAACGATAGACGCGCAGCACCGAATACTGGGCGAATCGACATTGAGCGCAGCACTTCAAACACCTCTCGCAACAACAATCAGTTTATTAATGTGGTCGATGGCGAGCGCGCTTACATTAGCAATGGCCAAATTGTGCCTTTTACGCAGGAATGGATCAGCCTCAGTAAGCGTTATATACAAATTGACCGATTAACCGATTGGCGTGAAGTGACCACTGGTTTTGCGGTAAGACCACGTACGATTGGTAATCAAGTTGAGCTGGAAATCACGCCGCGCATCGCACGATTAAATAATCAAGGGTTTATTGATTTTGAATCGCTAACAACCACCATTAGAGTTGGTCTAGGTGATTGGGTGAATATTGGCGGCACAATGCAAAATAATGATGAAATAAGTCGCAAAATTTTGGGCTTACAATCAACGTCCAATAGTCAAAATAGCAATATAAACATCAAAGTCGAATAG
- a CDS encoding cupin domain-containing protein, with amino-acid sequence MAKNQALTLLGGLAPSEFLTEYWQKKPLLIKNAIPNFSGLLSPDDLAGLACEDEVQSRIAQIKGGKWLVKNGPFDEATFSKLPNKDWTLLVQSVNHYLPEAADLLAQFDFIPHARLDDLMVSYAPDGGGIGAHVDSYDVFLLQGSGRRNWKISSQTDLSLIENAPLKILKNFEPEQEWILEAGDMLYLPPQIAHLGTAVGEDCMTYSIGFRAPKEQELMHEFLSYLQDDLTLKNSQNLYSDPDLQLQKHPAEIGDAMIDQVSDMLQKITWDKNNVADFLGKYLTEPKPDVFFEPAKGLSKKQFLVRLQQKTLRLDLKSQLLFTNHVFYLNGEKLLVENALIETLKDFANNRYLDKNNVTESLHNSLADTFFEHYLAGFIVFE; translated from the coding sequence ATGGCAAAAAACCAAGCATTAACCTTACTCGGCGGATTAGCACCTAGCGAATTCTTAACAGAATATTGGCAAAAAAAACCGCTGCTAATCAAGAATGCGATTCCCAATTTTTCCGGATTATTAAGCCCAGATGATTTGGCTGGATTAGCTTGCGAAGATGAAGTGCAATCGCGCATCGCGCAAATAAAAGGCGGCAAATGGTTGGTTAAGAATGGTCCTTTTGATGAAGCGACTTTCAGCAAATTACCGAATAAAGATTGGACATTATTAGTACAAAGCGTGAATCATTATTTGCCAGAAGCGGCGGATCTATTGGCGCAATTTGATTTTATTCCGCATGCCAGATTAGACGATTTAATGGTAAGTTACGCGCCAGACGGCGGCGGCATTGGTGCGCATGTAGATAGTTATGATGTATTTTTGCTACAAGGTAGTGGACGTAGAAATTGGAAAATCAGCAGCCAAACAGACTTAAGTTTGATTGAAAATGCGCCGCTAAAAATACTGAAAAACTTTGAGCCAGAGCAAGAATGGATTTTAGAAGCGGGCGATATGCTTTATCTGCCGCCACAAATCGCCCATTTGGGCACTGCCGTGGGCGAAGATTGCATGACGTATTCCATTGGTTTTCGCGCGCCTAAGGAACAAGAGTTGATGCATGAATTTTTAAGCTATCTGCAAGATGACTTAACCCTAAAAAACAGTCAAAATTTATACTCTGACCCAGATTTACAGTTGCAAAAACATCCTGCTGAAATCGGCGATGCGATGATTGACCAAGTAAGCGATATGCTGCAAAAAATCACTTGGGATAAAAATAATGTAGCGGATTTTTTAGGTAAGTATTTAACAGAACCTAAGCCAGACGTGTTTTTTGAACCTGCGAAAGGGTTAAGTAAAAAGCAATTTCTGGTGCGTTTGCAACAAAAAACGTTACGGCTGGATTTAAAATCGCAACTGTTGTTTACCAATCATGTCTTTTATTTAAATGGCGAAAAATTGTTGGTAGAAAATGCATTGATAGAAACACTGAAAGACTTTGCCAATAATCGTTACTTAGACAAAAATAACGTAACAGAAAGCTTACATAACTCACTTGCAGATACGTTTTTTGAACATTATTTGGCTGGCTTTATTGTCTTTGAATAG